The proteins below come from a single Corvus hawaiiensis isolate bCorHaw1 chromosome 20, bCorHaw1.pri.cur, whole genome shotgun sequence genomic window:
- the LOC125336168 gene encoding pinopsin yields MPSCSGARQTLLLYKEAPLLGRVTCPRCCCSMDSSREPPNNGTPGPFDGPQWPHQAPRAMYLAVAVLMGLVVASASVLNGLVIVVSIRHKKLRSPLNYILVNLAVANLLVTLCGSSVSLSNNISGFFVFGKRLCELEGFMVSLTGIVGLWSLAILALERYLVICRPLGDFRFQHQHAASGCAFTWGWSLLWTTPPLLGWSSYVPEGLRTSCGPNWYTGGSNNSSYILALFVTCFVMPLSLILFSYTNLLLALRAAAAQQQESDTTQRAEKEVTRMVVAMVVAFLTCWLPYATFALVVATSKDIVIQPALASLPSYFSKTATVYNPIIYVFMNKQFQSCLLGMLCCGYHPWGLGKTSPAAPSPQVAAEGLRNKVTPLHPV; encoded by the exons atgcccagctgctctggggcacGTCAGACCCTCCTGCTCTATAAAGAGGCTCCGCTTTTGGGGAGGGTCACCtgccccaggtgctgctgctccatggaCAGCTCCCGGGAGCCCCCAAACAACGGCACCCCGGGGCCTTTCGATGGCCCCCAGTGGCCCCACCAGGCCCCCCGGGCCATGTACCTGGCGGTGGCCGTGCTCATGGGCCTCGTGGTGGCCTCGGCCTCGGTGCTCAACGGCCTGGTCATCGTGGTGTCCATCAGGCACAAGAAGCTCCGCTCGCCCCTGAACTACATCCTGGTGAACCTGGCCGTGGCCAACCTGCTGGTGACGCTCTGTGGCAGCTCCGTCAGCCTCTCCAACAACATCAGCGGCTTCTTCGTGTTCGGGAAACGGCTCTGCGAGCTGGAGGGCTTCATGGTGTCCCTGACAG gcATCGTGGGGCTGTGGTCCCTGGCCATCCTGGCTTTGGAGAGGTACCTGGTGATCTGCAGACCCCTGGGAGACTTTCGGTTCCAGCACCAGCACGCTGCCAGTGGCTGTGCCTTCACCTGGGGCTGGTCCCTGCTCTGGACAACCCCACCActcctgggctggagcagctaCGTGCCTGAAG GCCTGAGAACCTCCTGCGGGCCCAACTGGTACACGGGTGGCAGCAACAACAGCAGCTACATCCTGGCCTTGTTTGTCACCTGCTTTGTGATGCCCCTCAGCCTGATCCTCTTCTCCTACAccaacctgctgctggccctgcgGGCG GCCGCGGCGCAGCAGCAGGAGTCGGACACGACGCAGCGGGCGGAGAAGGAGGTGACACGCATGGTGGTGGCCATGGTGGTGGCCTTCCTCACCTGCTGGCTGCCCTACGCCACCTTTGCACTGGTGGTGGCCACCAGCAAGGACATCGTCatccagccagccctggcatccctgccctcctACTTCTCCAAGACGGCCACGGTTTACAACCCCATCATCTACGTCTTCATGAACAAACAG ttccagagctgcctgctgggaatgctgtgctGTGGTTACCACCCCTGGGGGCTGGGGAAAACCTCTCCAGCTGCCCCCAGTCCCCAGGTCGCTGCAGAGGGGCTGAGAAACAAGGTGACACCATTGCATCCTGTGTGA